Below is a genomic region from Asterias amurensis chromosome 4, ASM3211899v1.
GGCAATTCCCAACTTACTCTACCCAAAGGGACGGCAATTCCCACCCTTACTAAAACCCAAAGGGACGGCAATTCCCAcccacttttttttaatttttatttgtttttgtaatgtacAATATGCTTGGTAGTgaattcatttatttaattaatGTTCGCTTGCAACCGCTActcatgaagttgtgtgtgtgtatggATTGGGAATAAAGTGAATTGTATGAGTTTAATCGAATTGAATGGCCACTATTTCGTTTTCTTattcagttttaaaattgtaaacaaaattcaaaattaaatggtTACTGAATAACTTGTTTGTCATAGAGTGCGGTTACCTCGACAAATGTTAAATAAGACTAAACATATTTACCTGAAATAATTTAATGGTTTGAAAACATCCGGTAAACACACGATTTGAGacaataaaagtcacctttACAGTCGATTACCCGTTTAAGaaaattaactttgttttttactaaacaaattaaaaaaaaataaaaataaaaatcctgaagctacattgttttgttttttatcaaaaaatacCTCATTCTTCCAtttataataataccaaaattGTTCCAATTCCGTTGTGTAGAAAGCATGGATGTGAGGATGAGTTGAATTGCATAACAGGGCATACTGACTTTGACCCCGTACATGTATGCCTGAACAAGGGAGTCCTCAACACGGCGTTTATGCAGTACAGGCAGCAATATGGTGCAGTCAGGCCAGATATCACAGAGAACCAGTAAGTGTACAGTGATTGTACTTGAACATacttaatacaaattaaaataacgGAAATAAATACTCCCTCCCAAAATAAAGATAAAAAATATAATGActttataattatacaatatgaATGCActtaaacatttataaaaacaattaaaataaagttGTTCGTTGGAAGAAGTGAATACTGTAATAAAATGATGAGTCACTTAACAGGCATTTTAGTTAGTGTGTTTTTCCAAgctcaacaattattttattcagctgttttttttattttgctttctgtttgtttacaaattcaGGAAATACAGACACATTGCCTACCGACAACTGGCCAGATGGTGCTGGGGTATTCTGGGCAAAGATATATCCTGTGCTGTCAACAAAATTCGTGAAGAATATCCAACCCCAGAGTACAAAGGCTTTCTAGAAGTGTGaccaaaccaaataataacaaataaataaatatcgaGTGCTTGTATTTTTTCAGTTTCACTACTCACTCAAATGTACTTGCAAATCGGTAATTTCACCAGGTTTGGGACAGTTATCCATACATTTGACACAATTATTTGCCTATGTGTCAGTaagtgtttattatttttgatgTGGACAACATGGACGGAGTCTGCTTAATCCAAACTGTGAATACTATCCAATTTGGAACGCCGACTCGTCCAAATGAGCGCTGCAAATAACGCTAGAATCTGTCGGCCCGTAGCATTTTGCCAAGTCAAGTTCACCCTCGCCGTCCAGATTTCCTCAATGCAACATCCTTCAGAAATGTGTGCATGCTCATACCATCTTTACTCGCATTACTACAACCTCCAACAATGAACCTTGCTGGCATTATTATTAACATACAACTTTTACGTCCTGTTGTAACCTTTTACCAAAACATCTTGATTTTATACTTGCCAACTCATCAAAACTTAAAAGTGAGTTATTCacaataaaaaagaaattatgcaGCCAGAGGCATTACAACATTGGTACAAAATTATAGTAAAACTTCTTTGAAATAGAAAAGGGATGCAATaaggggtttgggtactttttttgcaaaacaaaacacaatgtcacaaatttacattaaagccattggaccctttcggtaaacagtgttgtccaaggcccacacttagtgtaccacaacttctatatcaaataacaaacctgtgaaaatttaggctcaatcggtcatcggagtcgggagaaaacaacggaaaaacccaccctctgtttccgcgcgtttcgccgtgtcatgacatgtgtttcaaataaatccgtaattctcgttaacgtgAACTTGCatagttttgctgttttctcaaaaagtaaagcatttcatggaataatatttgaagagaagtctttcaccattgccttctgtaaaccctgtaagttatttgtaaatctgtgaacttttttatttttgtctgaaccgaaagggtccaatggctttaaacttgcACGGTCTAAGGATAATGGTGGTAGACAACTCTATTCCTTCCTCCCTGGCTAAACATTACTTGCTGACGTGCTGTACccctgtagttttttagaaaaaaatgtcatgaaaagaAGACAAATACTTTAGAAGTTTGTCGAGAAGTTTTCTTAATAATTATTCTGGCTTACCTGTGCTTGTTTCTACTGGGCAACAACAATCACAATTCCAGGAGTCGCATGGGCCTGGAATAGTGTCAGTGGTAAAACCAGCACAATTGTAATGCCACCAGATGATCTGGCATTGTTCCTCTTCGCACGCAATCATCTCCATTGTAGAGGCCTTTCCACAAATGCAGTACTGACAATTATCGACATCGTCTTCAGAAGCCAAGCTGCAATCTGACACCTCATTCAGATCAAGATCACTCTCAGAAATCACGGAAAATCGCTTAGTTCAAAGCCGTAAACAAAGTCATCTTTCCCGTATGCCGCCATTTTGATCAAGACGCGTCTTCAAGGAAATCTTTGTACGCATGCGCAAAACAGCAGATCACATCCGGGTACTTGTAGACCGATGGTGTGTAGGCTCGCTCGAGTCGCGCTAATTGAATCAAGATAGTGCTAGTGGATGCTTACCCACAGCTGTTTTACGACTTCGGCCAGAGGGTCTGATCGTTTGATCTGTGGGTCGTTCGatctccttctattccttcctccatggtagtagcctattattctttattattagtataaacAAATCGGTGGGTGGGAGGGGTGAGTAGATGACCGATGTcgtcaacatttcaaaaaaaggaatttAGTTTAgcaccccagtcactgggtctacagTACAgttagccccataaatcggtccaatccactccgtatccttggccccaccACCactgtaagcttgggcggttccttCGGTTACCCGTttctacccggttccaaattgaaaactGGACCggcggttccactcttctgtggaaccgggtacctgcttttgtcggttccgatttcaaaagaccgagtcccaattataaaagactctgtggagccgatcctgGGACAAACCGGCTCTagaaattgaggcttgatgttgaaagcggtgaccgcagatacactgtgcaaaggcttcaagccgacatgagcatcaactatcacatgtggctgcatTATTATACAACACACAGTGCACAGATGCATAGGCATATGCTGAGATATACAGAGTCCAAAGTCCAAACAGacacgttgtgattggctgtcgatatatccatattcataaaagcttgtCCCATGCACAAACCACACAGTACTGTATGCATGTCCAGAAGAAAATGAGATCAAGAGTCTGAAAGAAGAGAACCTGAAGCTTCTAGGTGAGATACTAGACTTGAATGAGCTAAACAGAGAACTGAAGGAAAATGTATCTGACCTTGAAACGGAGAGAGGTGTGTTTTTGGTCCTATAAAGCAGGTTTCTCTGgttgatgaacaaaataataactccTCAAGTTACCAGACCAATTAAAAAAGGAAGTTGGATATGTGGTTTAGCATCAAAGAAAGTATATAGTAGAACTAATCTGTAACAAGATAATAAACTTTGgcattgcttgaaaaaaatattacctCTTTTTATTGTATTGGGTCTGTTAGAATACTTATTGATGCATTGCTGACTGTTAATATGGTGCAAAAACAGTTTTCTAAAACAGAAAGCTGACAGACAATGATTTAAACACACTGAAATTTTAAGATGGTTAAAACCGGTACCAATTACTAAggtttttgattttgattttgggTTGGGACCAATTCTGTTGCAAGTGTGCTAATTTTACACCCTGTATATGACCTGTTCCTCTTAAGCACATTCTGCTGCCGTTAACAACAGAGCAGTATCACCTCGCCCAGGACAGTTGGACCGTGATGTTGCCGCAATGCATCAGGTAACATGCAACAACTAACCGATAAACTTTGATAAATTATGCAAACCTGGATTGGATATGATTTCAAATTGTTTACAAGTCGTTATACTCCCCAAAATATGGGTCTCAACATGtagataaaaacaaaagaaagtacAAAAGTGAGAGAAACACAAGTTTACAACTATGAAAGTTGTCTCTCTTTTCTTTTCAGACTTATACTTCACATGCACTGCTGTATTGGCTATTTACACATGAAAATTACCGTAAACATTTCAGGCTCCTTGCTTAAAAATTACATAAACTTATAATCTTAACAGATCTTGACTCAATCGTGAAAAATGTTTCATGTTGATTTTATGCTGtgtttttatactttgtagATGGTGGAGCTCAGCAAGGGAACATGAATATTTGTGTATGCCATGAATATCTCTGCATCGCATCCATGAGGTACAAGAACAAGTCGGCAAGTAGAATGGCAATCTGCTTGCTGAATGCATTTTACACCAATGACGAGTTGGGGGCCATGGAAACTCTTAAAATGGTTCCTAAGGTTATCTTGGCAGCTATTTTAGGTAAGCTGTATACGTTTTAAAGTATAGCTACATAGCTTTCCTAAAATGCAATTCATCTAATGTATCAAcgattttcaatgatttctatTTTAATGCTGCCTCTGTCATGTCTGTCTGGACTCATGCATAGCAAAGTTTCACTTGTATCTTCATAATAGTTgtatgtttaattttgtttttagttacCATATTTTTATTTCAGCTTTTCCAGTGCAATAACATATTTGTATGCATGTGATGTAGCATTTATATTTTTTCCCtatctctcccccccccctacccTAACACAGACTTCACACTTCAGCAATTGCTGCAAGATCTGCGGAATAAATAACAAGGCATATGTCGTGTAGGAATCCTACATCCTACACAACTGGTACTCTTCGCGTCACTGTGTTGAGTAATGTGATTAAGTGAGTACCAGCGCTTAGTCTGTGTTCCATGGTTGTCATTAGTTGAAACAACATTGTTGTGACTTGGCTACCATACAACTCTCACGTGGCAACTCGCCATTTTTAACCAGTGATTTCTGCTTTATGACgaacattttgttctttttatgcTCAAATCAGACAGTAACTCTGCTTCTTTTATGCCCAAAGCAGACAGTAATTTCAGCTAATAACAAACGTGTTTTACCGTCTTCttagtgttttgtgttgtaatCCCAAGTTTTATAACAGCGAGGCGAGATAATAATACGTTCTCGGCCGTCTTCAAATCAGAGTGTTTTGTGTTCTTAACAGCGAGATTACGTTCCCTGACAGTGTTTTTGTGTTCTTTCTTGTCTGAAGATGTTCATCACTTGAATCTGCCATGCCGCCGAACATTTTTTATGACTTTGTTCAACTGGTAAGCCGTGTGCAGGATTACTTTTTATGCTCAAGTCAAAGGATCTCCAAAGTCAAAGCATGCAgacaatttcaacagctagaCTACGTTCCCTGGCCGTCTTCAGATTCAGAGTGTTTTTGTGTTCATCTTCTCTGAAGACTTGAATCTGCCATGCCGCCGAAAAAAGTGAAACAATTTGACTTTGTTCAAATGGTAAGCCGTTTGCAGGAAAATAATACTAAACTCAGGAGATACAAAACAACATTGGAAGACGTCTGTTCTTCGTTAGATTTTTTAGACTCTTCAGTATTGTCGGTTAACGAAAAGTTTGGAGTTGTAGTTAGCCAGTTTGGGTTTCAAACTGTTGTTGAATTAATTGATGTTGTTAAAGACTTAGATGAGATTCCATCTGCCGAGTTTATAAgtgacaactttttttttttttctgttgacgtgtgcaaagttgttttaaaactgttgtCACTACCGGGTGCGTTAATTCCTGTTACGACCAGCATTAGTCATTGTAGCAACATCAGAAGTACTTCGAGTCCCGCTACTACAACTCGTATGCTTAAcactactagtactactactactagtactagtactactTCCAGTACCAGTAGTACTACAAGCGGTTGTGCGACACCATACTATAGTGCGACAGGAAGATCTCCAGGTCCTCGTCCATTGACCACTGCGACTGATGTTAGTGCGAGCAATACCATATTTACTCCTCCCTGCAGTGAATGCCTGGAGTGCTCTGCAAAACTATATAGGGACCATGACCCAGTTTCTGTAAGGTATTTCACCTTTGAGGGACTGAAATCTGCAAAAAGGTTTAATTTAAGGTGCAAGAGCTGCAACATAATATACAAGTACGACATCTATGGCACTCCCCAAACATTTTGGCGACTGTATGATGACCAGTGGATGGCTGTTTTGGCCAATGATTGTGTGTTTGTGGAACGGCAATTATTTGAATTCCAGTGCAATTTAGtgtaagttgtttttgtttatatttaaagCCATGATTCTGTAAACTGCATTATAATGATATTTTTCAGATACAATCCATTGACAACAAGGCAGACAGTACTTGTCACTACTATTATTTGGGATAAAAAACCACCTCCTGACAGTCATAGACTCGGTCAATAGACCCAAGTGTTTTACAATATAACGAGCCACTTGTTGTTTTGTCAATTAGTTTTAGCATGGAAACATTGCAGTTGAGTTATGCCACACAGTGACCACAATATTTTTCTTGGCTGTATCAAAATTATTGCCTGTACCGAAACTACCTCTCTTGACTCTCAACAGATTGAGTAAAAATTTCCACATGTACGTTTTGTTTTCCATGTACAGACTAACAGATGTATGTTGTGTTCTGGTGTTCATTGACTGATAAAAAATACTGGACTATTATTACTCgtctgtttaatttttttttttttttttttaatatatctttttttttttttttttaattctgcaAATATGACAATCAGTCTATGGAGGTGGATTATTAAgaggttcatttttttttaatcaaaataatgtagatgttattttatattattttatttacatttcaCTCCTAAGCTAGGAGCTTCGAAGCTTAGGAGTGAGTGAAGTAACATCTACACTATtttggatttttaaaaattaacctCGTAATCCATTATTATCAGCAATCCCAATGAACTTATTTAATTTAATAGTCTATGGATGTTCTATAAAGTCAAGCTTGCattcttttctgttttcaaGACATGTCCCTGTTGAGTCATATCTTTACATATGTTTTTTGTGTAGTGTTTTACTGTTACATATTTGGTTCCACATATGTTACCTTTTTTAATGTTGTCTATTTACTTGAGCtcattaaacaaataattcacaatTTGTTTCCACAGTAATCATTCATGGGTGAGTTTCATGGGCTTCTCTGAATCATACAATGGAACATTCAACTTGACAAGGAGCAATGGTACgtgtaaataatattaattttattattttatccccttcatggttgtAATAGCTGAATCTCTGAAATGTCATGAGCTTTGAATGTTGGCATCTTGAAACTCTAAGGAAATcactattaaaacaattattcatgatcaattttgtatttataagtTGGTAAGTTACAACCTTACCAAGAATATTGAATTGTCTTTTTGGGTATAGAGACACTATTATTGATCAGGTGAGGCTTTAAATTATGTAAGTGTATTACGTGGGTTTCCTTGTTAACAAAATGTTGTACAATTTCCTCTAAATACATTTAGGTTTTGGTGCCAAGCTTGTTTCCGCCTCATTTTTTCGCGGTGAGTTGGAAAATGAAATGCGCTCATTGGGGCAGTTGGATATGTTTCAACTTGTGAAATTTGACCTTGATCGGGAGAAGTTGTTCGGGAAGATAGAGAGTGCAAGGACAAAGAAGGCATATGTCCATCATAACTGCCATCCGAACTGCAAGGCTAAAGGTAGGGGAGATGCAGGAGAGTTGAGCCATAAGGAGAGTTGACCCACCCCCAAAACACCCCTGTCCCACAAAGTGGTTGAGTCCatacgccctctgttggtagtGTCTAACCAAACTTTAGTTTTGGCTACAACAGAGAATATGAGAGATACGTGCTCAAAGTGGGAGTGACAAGAACATCTAAATTCCACTAAAAAGTGAATTTTGGAACTCCAGGTAAGACACTTTCTATTACTTACATGTTTAGCAATGAATATAGTGATAATGTGTCTAATATATAGCctaaatattgttgtttataatGGTAATTTTGATTGGATGTAATTCGATTGTTCTAAATCAAAATCAAGTCACATGTTAAAATGGCTCTCTTATAGGAGAGTTGAGCCAATAAGCATGGGGAGAGTTGATCCATGGATCAACTCTCCTCTGGTGGGTGGCTCAACTCTCCTGCATCTCACAAAATCTACTTACACCATGCATTATGTATCATTTTGTCTCACAGAACTTATTGAATTCTTTCAAAGATATCAGAGACTAATGATTACTTATCTTTTCTTAACAGTCCACAATGCCTCAGgaatacaaaagaaaaacaaaccgtGGGAGTAATCCTGATTTTCTTCAACGTGCAGCAGCAGACGTTCAAGGAGGAAGCAGCATTCGAAGTGCTGCAAAAGATCATGGTGATCTTCGACCCTTAAGCGATATATGGAAAAGCAGAGAGGTGATCCTGAAGGAGTTAGCGGTTATCAGAACTGTAAATTAAAGAACTTGATCTTTCCTCCAGAGATGGAAACTGAGTTAGCCCAGCACATCAAAGGATTGGCAGCAAATTATCATGGGTTATCTAAAGAAAAATGTCGCAGCTTGACCTACGAATATGCTATGCGAAACAGAGTTGAAGTTCCTGACAACTGGCAAACCACCCAAAAAGCAGGGCAAAGTTTCTGGTTGGGATTTAAAAAACGCCACAACCTTGCCATTCGTAGCCCAGAGGCTACTTCGTTAGCACGAGCGACTGCCTTCAATCGTCATACAGTTGGTAAATTTTATGACAACCTAGCATCTGTCATTGACCAAAACAAGTTTCAGGCACAGGACATATACAATTTGGATGAAACTGGGTGCACGACCGTGCAAAAGCCAGGAAATGTTGTTGCGCCAAAAGGAGTAAAGCAAGTTGGGTCAGTCACGTCTGCCGAAAGGGGGGAACTAGTCACGGTGGTCAATACCATAAGCGCCGGTGGGGCAGTGCTGCCACTGATGTTCCTATTCCCAAGAGTCAACTACTGCGAGCACTTCATACGTGGGGGTCCAGTAGGCTCCATTGGTGGAGCTACAAGAACAGGGTGGATCAATACAGAAACTTTCATAGGGTATATGGACCATTTCATCCACCATACACGATGCACTCTAGAGAAAAGGTCTTGCTCATCATGGATAATCATGAGGCACACTTCTCTCTAGCAGCAGTTGACAAAGCAAAGGCAAATGGGGTCGTTCTGTTAACAATTCCCCCCCCACACTTCCCACAGGTTACAACCATTAGATACAGCAATTTATGGTCCATACAAGAGAGCATATGCACGCGCAATGGATGCTTTCTAATCCTGGCAAAACTGTTTCTATCTACGACATCCCTTCACTTGTGAATGAggtccatgtctgtgcatgtgTTCCAAAAAATGTCCTGTCAGGTTTTCGAAGTGCAGGAATTTACCCATTCAACAGGGACATATTTACTGACGCCGACTACGCTCCAGCAAACGTCACAGACAGAGCTCATGATCCCGCTCATGATGCTCCAGCAGCTGACCCAGCAGATGCAGAGAATGGCCCAGCAGCACCTGAAGAAAATGCCCCAGAGGAAATTGCCCCTGAAGCTGATCAAGCGGAGAAAACTGGTGCCCCAGCAGCTGCCcctacagtaggcctacagaaCACTGGCCATGGTGCCCTAGCAGCTGACCTGGAGAATGCCCCTGTAGTACAGAACTCGGATGCACCTGCAGCTGTCCCCACAGAGAACTCTGATACCACCGCAGATGCAGGCTCATCAGGGAATCTTGATGGACCCACAACATCCACAGCATCCACATCCACATATGTATCACCCAGGGATATAGAGCCATTCCCTAAGGCCGCACCTCGGAAAGGAAGAGCTACTAATAGAAAGAAAGGTAGCACTAAAATTCTGACTGACACACCAGTCAGAGATGAAATTGCTGCAGCAAATGAagccaaacaaaaaaaaaacaagctgcAAATACCAATGCAAGAAAATCTCTATTTACAAAGCCGCAAAGCAGAAGCAAACGTAAAAAGCTGCCTTCTGAGAGCTCATCTTCAAGTGAAAGTGATATGGACATGAGTTTGTCGGATACCTCTGATGACTCTGACGTGGATGACGATCAGGAGGATGTCATTGAAGGCGACTTCGTGATAGTGAAAGTCCACGGAAAAACAAGAGCAATGCACTACATTGCCAGAGTTGACGGATTTGATGCTGATGAATATGAAGGAGTTTTTCTTCGTAGAGTGTTGAGCCGCAATGATGACAGGGCTACTTTTGTTGTGGATACCGAGGATGAAGCACTGTGGTTGCGGGAAGATATAACAAAAAAGTTGCCAACCCCCACTGTTAGTGGTACTTCCCGTCGTTCACTGTTCCAGTTTCGTTGTAATCTCGATAAATGGGATTGGGACATTAACTATCCGCCATCTTACCAGATCTTACTGCATGGTGTGATCCCAGTTAGGGGTTAAGTGCTGAAAAAATGTTTTACGTTGTTTCATCCTGCCATCCTTATTGACAAACAGTAGATTATTAGATGTTTATAGATGAGTCCTGCTCCCACAAAACTAGCCATAAATTACTAACAATAAATGTTCTGATTAGCATTAACAATTTAATAGAGTAAAGTAGGGGATGATGTTGAAGATCGGCTCACCCACCTTTAATACAAAGACTATTCTATTtctcttgataaaaacatccaagatgacaaaaaacaatttcaaaagggTAAAATTCAAAGTTTTCAAGCTGGTAACTGATTGACGGCTCTAAAAAAGGTTTCACCAATTTAACTCGGATGAACACTTTTGAAGTGGTTTTCTCATTTTAGTGTTTGCATATAAGTACAAGTACCACACCACTGACAAGCAAAacatggttttgtttgtttgttttagaatATAAAGTGAGTTGAAACTAAACTGTCTGACTTCAAGATGCTTTATTGTAAGACAATTAACAAGTAAACATATTAACAAgcaagtaacattgttttaagCAAAAGTTGTAAATgccattgtttg
It encodes:
- the LOC139935878 gene encoding uncharacterized protein is translated as MPPKKVKQFDFVQMVSRLQENNTKLRRYKTTLEDVCSSISHCSNIRSTSSPATTTRMLNTTSTTTTSTSTTSSTSSTTSGCATPYYSATGRSPGPRPLTTATDVSASNTIFTPPCSECLECSAKLYRDHDPVSVRYFTFEGLKSAKRFNLRCKSCNIIYKYDIYGTPQTFWRLYDDQWMAVLANDCVFVERQLFEFQCNLVNHSWVSFMGFSESYNGTFNLTRSNGFGAKLVSASFFRGELENEMRSLGQLDMFQLVKFDLDREKLFGKIESARTKKAYVHHNCHPNCKAKGRGDAGDPQCLRNTKEKQTVGVILIFFNVQQQTFKEEAAFEVLQKIMVIFDP
- the LOC139935879 gene encoding uncharacterized protein: MEKQRGDPEGVSGYQNCKLKNLIFPPEMETELAQHIKGLAANYHGLSKEKCRSLTYEYAMRNRVEVPDNWQTTQKAGQSFWLGFKKRHNLAIRSPEATSLARATAFNRHTVGKFYDNLASVIDQNKFQAQDIYNLDETGCTTVQKPGNVVAPKGVKQVGSVTSAERGELVTVVNTISAGGAVLPLMFLFPRVNYCEHFIRGGPVGSIGGATRTGWINTETFIGYMDHFIHHTRCTLEKRSCSSWIIMRHTSL